A genomic window from Gossypium hirsutum isolate 1008001.06 chromosome D10, Gossypium_hirsutum_v2.1, whole genome shotgun sequence includes:
- the LOC107941105 gene encoding uncharacterized protein: MAKNYGFLICLLIMALDITAGVLGIEAEIAENKVKHLRMWIFECRDPSLQAYKLGLAASVLLGLAHVTGNLLGGCVCIWTKRDLDEASANKQLAVASLIFSWIILAVGFTMLIIGTLYNSKSRKTCGITHHRLFSIGGILCFIHGLFTVAYYVSATAAGREDKANGSRATTA, translated from the exons ATGGCAAAAAACTATggttttttgatttgtttattgaTTATGGCTTTGGATATTACTGCTGGAGTACTTGGCATTGAAGCTGAAATAGCTGAAAACAAG GTGAAGCATTTGAGGATGTGGATTTTTGAATGTAGAGACCCAAGTTTACAAGCTTACAAGCTAGGACTTGCAGCATCTGTACTACTTGGTCTTGCTCATGTTACTGGGAACTTACTTGGTGGTTGTGTGTGCATTTGGACAAAGAGAGATTTAGACGAAGCATCTGCTAACAAACAATTAGCTGTGGCTTCCCTTATTTTCTCATG GATAATATTAGCAGTGGGATTCACAATGCTGATCATAGGGACACTGTACAACTCAAAGTCGAGGAAAACATGTGGCATAACCCACCATCGGCTCTTTTCCATTGGAGGGATTCTATGTTTCATTCATGGACTTTTCACCGTTGCTTACTATGTATCAGCCACCGCAGCTGGCCGAGAAGATAAAGCAAATGGGTCTCGAGCCACCACTGCTTAA
- the LOC107941106 gene encoding uncharacterized protein — MARNACILICLLIIALDITAGILGIEAEKAENKAMHLGAGLVECRNTSSQAYKLGFAALVLLSLAHVIGTLLGGFFCLWRKGNPNKASVIKYLAVAFLIISWIILVVGLIMLIIGTLSNSKSGYSCGISHHRMFTIGGILCFIHGVFTVAYYLSATAVGREGPRTTTS; from the exons atggcAAGAAACGCTTGTATTCTGATTTGTTTATTGATCATAGCTTTGGATATTACTGCTGGGATTCTTGGCATTGAGGCTGAAAAAGCTGAAAACAAG GCTATGCATTTGGGGGCGGGGCTTGTTGAGTGTAGAAACACCAGTTCTCAAGCTTACAAGCTAGGTTTTGCAGCATTGGTACTTCTTAGCCTCGCTCATGTTATTGGGACCTTACTTGGTGGGTTTTTCTGTCTTTGGAGAAAGGGAAATCCAAACAAAGCATCTGTTATCAAATATTTAGCGGTGGCTTTCCTCATTATCTCATG GATCATATTAGTGGTGGGATTGATAATGCTGATTATAGGGACATTGTCAAACTCAAAGTCAGGATATTCATGCGGCATATCCCACCATCGGATGTTTACCATTGGAGGGATTCTGTGTTTCATCCATGGAGTTTTCACGGTTGCTTACTATTTATCGGCCACCGCAGTAGGCCGAGAAGGGCCTCGAACCACCACTTCCTAA